In a genomic window of Gammaproteobacteria bacterium:
- a CDS encoding nuclear transport factor 2 family protein, which produces MNTESNLQEAVAGVLRQLQKNWDRMDLKAMADLWDTSDPEPFYLPEEVDQPLRDWDAIHAYWNKTMELIPRLKMRIWDVKAVPLSDDLAWVSYQFHWDAVAEGYDKPVGADNRAVALFRKLPEGWRICRYVEAPLAPILYMRKLYENSVEADFS; this is translated from the coding sequence ATGAATACCGAATCGAATCTGCAGGAGGCCGTCGCCGGCGTCCTGCGCCAGTTGCAGAAAAACTGGGACCGCATGGACCTCAAGGCAATGGCCGACCTTTGGGACACTTCCGATCCCGAGCCCTTCTACCTCCCGGAGGAAGTCGATCAGCCGTTGCGGGACTGGGACGCGATCCATGCGTATTGGAACAAGACCATGGAGTTGATCCCACGTCTGAAGATGCGCATCTGGGACGTGAAGGCCGTACCGCTCAGCGACGACCTGGCGTGGGTTTCCTACCAGTTTCACTGGGACGCGGTAGCCGAGGGCTACGACAAGCCGGTTGGCGCGGACAACCGCGCCGTCGCGCTGTTTCGCAAGCTCCCCGAGGGCTGGCGGATCTGCCGCTACGTCGAGGCGCCGCTCGCGCCCATCCTCTACATGCGCAAGCTCTACGAGAACTCGGTGGAGGCCGATTTCAGCTAA
- a CDS encoding sodium:solute symporter family protein, protein MGPTIFAAYLVLVVALGLVASRGQRASEDFWVAGRRFGVPVLVLANVAAIMHGGSILSGVAFIGAFGGVAGLPFLAFTVGIAIVFFFFARKLRQSGGFTLPDYLGDRYASRKMRAWSAIVVAVSSVVYLVAQLRGMAFILERLLDIPFLWGLALGSLIFVAYVALGGLLAVVWTNIAQFFFMWAGLLLIAPVMLQEVGGWTAVMQQVEQAAPGWTSLRGVSWGWGYFISWQIIWMLAYCTRLELVTKMYAARDSWVARVSLPWTILIVMVFLLYGNMYLGAVARITVWEGLASPDQAYVALVSQYLAPALAAFALTGIAAAAMSTTDSLLLMAGSALAHDLVRKCVDEPRGVEREERSYVWISRWAIVAVGAVAFVLAIPDVALILRIVSFAVAIIGAAFFFPLIAGMVSSRVSAEAALASSVCGVATTLIWIAGTLSGQGWAQVLHPGIPGLLVAGATMALVNAFTPPAVAIGGVAAAGREGRGP, encoded by the coding sequence ATGGGCCCGACCATTTTCGCCGCCTACCTGGTGCTGGTGGTGGCGCTGGGACTGGTCGCTTCGCGCGGACAGCGGGCCAGCGAGGACTTCTGGGTCGCCGGTCGCCGTTTCGGCGTTCCCGTCCTGGTTCTCGCCAACGTGGCGGCCATCATGCACGGGGGCTCGATACTGAGCGGCGTCGCCTTCATAGGGGCATTCGGCGGCGTGGCCGGGCTGCCGTTTCTGGCATTCACCGTCGGCATTGCCATCGTATTCTTCTTCTTCGCCCGCAAATTGCGTCAGTCCGGCGGCTTCACGCTGCCGGACTACCTGGGCGACCGCTATGCAAGCCGGAAAATGCGCGCCTGGAGCGCGATCGTCGTGGCCGTGTCCAGCGTCGTCTACCTGGTGGCGCAATTGCGCGGCATGGCCTTCATTCTGGAGCGCCTGCTCGATATCCCCTTCCTCTGGGGGCTGGCGCTGGGCAGCCTGATATTCGTGGCCTATGTCGCCCTCGGCGGCCTGCTGGCCGTCGTGTGGACGAACATCGCCCAGTTTTTCTTCATGTGGGCCGGGCTGCTGCTGATCGCGCCGGTCATGTTGCAGGAAGTCGGCGGCTGGACCGCGGTCATGCAGCAAGTGGAGCAGGCCGCGCCCGGCTGGACCAGCCTGCGCGGAGTGTCCTGGGGCTGGGGGTACTTCATTTCCTGGCAGATCATCTGGATGCTGGCCTACTGCACGCGCCTTGAGCTGGTCACGAAAATGTACGCCGCGCGCGACTCGTGGGTCGCGCGGGTATCGCTGCCGTGGACCATCCTGATCGTGATGGTGTTCCTGCTCTACGGAAACATGTACCTGGGCGCGGTGGCCCGGATCACGGTCTGGGAGGGCCTGGCCTCGCCCGATCAGGCCTACGTCGCGCTGGTCAGCCAGTACCTGGCTCCGGCTCTGGCCGCGTTCGCGCTCACCGGGATCGCCGCGGCCGCGATGTCCACGACGGACTCGCTGCTGCTGATGGCGGGTTCGGCCCTGGCCCATGACCTGGTGCGCAAGTGCGTGGACGAGCCGCGGGGGGTCGAACGCGAAGAGCGCAGCTACGTCTGGATATCGCGCTGGGCCATCGTGGCCGTCGGCGCCGTGGCCTTCGTGCTGGCGATACCCGACGTAGCGCTGATCCTGCGGATCGTGTCCTTCGCCGTAGCGATCATCGGCGCGGCCTTCTTCTTCCCGCTGATCGCGGGGATGGTGAGCAGCCGCGTGAGCGCCGAGGCCGCATTGGCCTCGTCGGTGTGCGGCGTCGCCACCACGCTGATCTGGATTGCCGGCACGCTGAGCGGTCAGGGCTGGGCGCAAGTCCTGCATCCGGGCATTCCGGGCCTGCTGGTGGCCGGCGCAACGATGGCGCTGGTCAATGCCTTTACGCCGCCGGCCGTCGCCATCGGCGGCGTCGCGGCGGCCGGCCGGGAGGGCCGCGGGCCATGA
- a CDS encoding SLC13/DASS family transporter, with protein sequence MLFAGPLAALTAGLLMRDAGPAVAWTVAVTTLCAAWWITEAVPIPVTALIPIALLPLVGAIPPSQAAHAVGDPLIMLLMGGFMLSTAMEKSGAHRRIALGMINLFGASDGRRLVFGFMAAAAVLSMWISNTATTLMLLPIALAVIQGCDDKRLALPLLLGMCYAASIGGTGTPVGTPPNLIFMRVYEETTGNQLGFTQWMSWALPVVLVMLPIAGFWLTRELKLRAPVQLPAVGTWRTEEVRTLVVFAITALLWVTRREPFGGWSGLLGLDQAHDGSVALLAVVAMFVIPNGAGGRLLDWKTAAGIPWGVLLLFAGGICLAGAFASTGLSASLGSALAAQADWTPLLLILLICLAVTFLTEITSNTATTSLLMPILAAAAVAAGMEPRLIMVPAAISASFAFMLPVATGPNAVIFSSGRLTVPQMAREGLVLNFLGALVISTITYWLLS encoded by the coding sequence ATGCTGTTTGCGGGCCCGCTGGCGGCCCTGACGGCGGGTCTCCTGATGCGGGATGCCGGGCCGGCCGTGGCCTGGACCGTGGCCGTGACGACGCTGTGCGCGGCCTGGTGGATCACCGAGGCGGTGCCGATTCCGGTCACGGCGCTGATTCCCATAGCACTGCTGCCCCTGGTAGGCGCCATTCCGCCGTCGCAGGCGGCGCACGCGGTAGGCGATCCTCTGATCATGCTGCTGATGGGCGGATTCATGCTTTCCACGGCCATGGAAAAGAGCGGCGCGCATCGCCGGATCGCGCTGGGGATGATCAATCTTTTCGGCGCCAGCGACGGCCGCAGGCTCGTGTTCGGTTTCATGGCCGCGGCCGCGGTGCTCAGCATGTGGATATCGAACACGGCCACCACCCTGATGCTGCTGCCGATCGCGCTGGCTGTCATCCAGGGCTGCGACGACAAGAGGCTGGCCCTGCCGCTTTTGCTCGGAATGTGCTATGCGGCCAGCATCGGCGGCACCGGCACTCCGGTGGGCACGCCGCCCAACCTGATCTTCATGCGCGTTTACGAGGAGACCACGGGGAATCAGTTGGGCTTCACGCAGTGGATGAGCTGGGCCTTGCCCGTGGTCCTGGTGATGCTGCCGATAGCCGGATTCTGGCTGACCCGCGAGCTCAAGCTGCGCGCGCCCGTGCAACTGCCGGCCGTCGGAACGTGGCGCACCGAGGAGGTGCGGACTCTCGTGGTATTCGCGATCACCGCGTTGCTCTGGGTGACCCGTCGCGAACCCTTCGGCGGCTGGTCCGGACTGCTGGGCCTGGACCAGGCCCACGACGGCAGCGTGGCGCTGCTTGCGGTAGTCGCTATGTTCGTCATTCCGAATGGCGCCGGCGGTCGTTTGCTGGACTGGAAGACGGCCGCCGGCATTCCCTGGGGCGTTTTGCTGCTGTTCGCCGGCGGCATCTGCCTTGCCGGCGCCTTCGCCAGCACGGGCCTGAGCGCCAGCCTGGGCTCGGCGCTTGCCGCTCAGGCGGACTGGACACCCTTGCTGCTGATCCTGCTCATCTGCCTGGCGGTCACCTTCCTGACCGAAATCACCAGCAACACGGCCACGACTTCGCTGCTCATGCCGATACTGGCCGCCGCCGCCGTTGCCGCCGGCATGGAACCGCGCCTGATCATGGTTCCGGCGGCGATCAGCGCCAGTTTCGCCTTCATGCTGCCGGTCGCGACCGGACCCAACGCCGTGATCTTCAGTTCGGGGCGCCTGACCGTTCCGCAAATGGCCCGCGAGGGCCTGGTGCTCAACTTCCTGGGCGCGCTCGTGATCTCAACGATCACCTACTGGCTGCTTAGCTGA
- a CDS encoding flavin reductase family protein translates to MSSAIPCGWPARSSTPRTALRTWNACASFFALLPKTTASRSRGTQLDSSGFRNALGQFATGVTVVTTKSGSGDRIGLTANSFNSASLDPPMVLWSLRNDSLNFEVFANADHFAVNVLAADQVDVSRRFSRDVEDRFAGLDCMEGIGGAPVIAGCAATFQCRNVHRYSGGDHAIFVGEVLQFEVHDRTPLVFHRGDYTVTMPRPADGPDGSEIAGGYVDDFLLPLLARAYRLFGLPFYEHLTEQKIPRDEWRVLATLSDQSCTRDELAWIIRMPDEILDKTLRALFDQEMIAKAEPRVKGGLPRLVCTQRGSRQVVKLLAVAKAREADVLADFPELEQQDFKQMLRSMIARLAGSERPR, encoded by the coding sequence ATTTCTTCGGCGATCCCGTGCGGATGGCCGGCGCGATCTTCCACTCCAAGGACCGCACTCCGTACATGGAACGCGTGCGCGAGTTTCTTCGCACTTCTTCCCAAGACGACGGCTAGCCGGTCACGAGGAACACAGTTGGACTCAAGTGGTTTCCGCAACGCGCTCGGGCAGTTCGCAACCGGCGTAACGGTGGTGACCACGAAGTCCGGGAGCGGAGACCGCATCGGGCTGACCGCCAACAGCTTCAATTCCGCCTCTCTGGATCCGCCGATGGTGCTCTGGAGCCTCAGGAACGATTCGCTGAACTTCGAGGTGTTCGCGAATGCGGACCACTTTGCGGTCAATGTGCTGGCGGCCGACCAGGTCGATGTTTCGCGGCGTTTCTCGCGCGACGTGGAGGACCGGTTTGCGGGACTGGACTGCATGGAGGGCATCGGCGGCGCGCCCGTGATCGCCGGGTGCGCCGCTACCTTCCAGTGCCGCAACGTGCACCGTTACAGCGGCGGCGATCATGCGATCTTCGTGGGAGAGGTGCTCCAGTTCGAGGTTCACGACCGAACTCCGCTGGTCTTCCACCGCGGCGACTACACGGTCACGATGCCGCGCCCGGCGGATGGCCCGGACGGATCGGAGATCGCCGGCGGCTATGTCGATGACTTCCTGCTGCCCCTGCTCGCGCGGGCCTACCGGCTTTTTGGCCTGCCGTTCTACGAGCACCTGACCGAGCAGAAAATCCCCCGCGACGAATGGCGGGTGCTGGCCACATTGAGCGACCAGAGTTGCACCCGCGACGAACTCGCGTGGATCATCCGCATGCCGGACGAGATTCTCGACAAAACGCTCAGGGCACTGTTCGACCAGGAGATGATCGCGAAAGCCGAACCCAGGGTGAAAGGCGGATTGCCGCGACTGGTTTGCACCCAGCGGGGCAGCCGGCAGGTCGTCAAGCTGCTGGCCGTGGCCAAGGCCCGCGAGGCGGACGTGCTGGCGGATTTCCCCGAACTGGAGCAGCAGGACTTCAAACAGATGCTGCGCAGCATGATTGCGCGACTGGCCGGCAGCGAGCGGCCGCGCTGA
- a CDS encoding cyclase family protein: MTSIYRTTGACVALLTLIWACEAPQGEVEEAADPQAAIRAQSVELTPAGPWAEGDQRGNGNTQGPGTWMRCAFHMGKPGAKVYELSHPRSMSMPQSPFSPALEYVYRPTVGIPYTAHAFNGEHLTGGEPGAQGTQMDALGHFAYLPEPWLGEGDLPADSAMYYGGYSQADVKPTPDSPLLKLGIEHAPPLVTSALLLDARAQMGGGDPLQPGQVITAADIEAMLAAQGLAERGILPGDVVYIYTGWSDNWNQPPYYAMGPGLGYDAAKMLGDKGVVLVALDNPFTDPAHDGQLMGQAGPPEGTPEGLPFVIHHHNLTQSGVHNIQNANLAELAADQVWESCTIILPLRSVGASGSPVRPIAIG, from the coding sequence ATGACTTCGATTTATCGCACAACGGGCGCCTGTGTTGCGCTGCTCACCCTGATCTGGGCTTGCGAAGCGCCGCAGGGTGAAGTGGAGGAGGCGGCCGATCCGCAGGCCGCTATCCGGGCGCAGTCCGTCGAGTTGACTCCGGCCGGTCCCTGGGCGGAGGGCGACCAGCGCGGCAACGGCAATACCCAGGGTCCGGGCACCTGGATGCGCTGCGCGTTTCACATGGGCAAACCCGGCGCGAAGGTCTACGAACTGTCGCACCCGCGCTCGATGTCCATGCCCCAATCACCGTTCTCGCCTGCGCTCGAATACGTTTACCGTCCCACCGTCGGCATTCCCTATACCGCCCACGCCTTCAACGGCGAGCACCTGACCGGCGGCGAGCCGGGCGCGCAGGGCACCCAGATGGACGCGCTGGGACACTTCGCCTACCTTCCCGAACCCTGGCTGGGCGAAGGCGATCTGCCCGCCGATTCGGCGATGTATTACGGCGGCTATTCGCAGGCCGACGTAAAGCCGACGCCCGATTCCCCCTTGCTGAAGCTAGGCATCGAGCACGCGCCGCCGCTGGTGACCAGCGCCCTGCTGCTGGACGCCCGCGCCCAGATGGGCGGCGGCGATCCCCTGCAGCCGGGGCAGGTGATCACCGCGGCCGATATCGAAGCGATGCTGGCGGCCCAGGGCCTGGCCGAGCGCGGCATCCTGCCCGGCGACGTGGTCTATATCTACACGGGATGGAGCGATAACTGGAACCAGCCGCCGTACTACGCGATGGGGCCGGGCCTGGGATACGACGCGGCAAAGATGCTGGGCGACAAGGGAGTGGTGCTGGTGGCGCTGGACAATCCGTTCACCGATCCGGCCCACGACGGGCAACTCATGGGTCAGGCGGGCCCGCCCGAAGGCACTCCGGAAGGCCTGCCGTTCGTGATTCACCACCACAACCTCACGCAGTCCGGCGTGCACAACATCCAGAACGCAAACCTGGCCGAACTCGCCGCGGACCAGGTATGGGAGTCCTGCACGATCATCCTGCCCTTGCGTTCCGTGGGCGCCTCCGGTTCGCCCGTGCGGCCCATCGCCATCGGCTGA
- the hpaB gene encoding 4-hydroxyphenylacetate 3-monooxygenase, oxygenase component: protein MPARTGDELIQALRDSPMELWHRGRKVEDITAEDGIAGGVRSLAARYDFQHEEPETLLFPSPQTGDPVGMSFMIPETREDLVRVGDSMHRLADFSFGMAGRDPSYLNRAMSAYAAAAGWLDSAHPGGGANARSFHRDMRERDLALTHTLINPQINRAVSAAKQADPFLAARVKEETDAGLVIKGARMLATLPISDSIMVFPSTLLKNPEEDAPYSFAFCLPNATEGLKFICRETVDYGRNHFDHPLGSRFEELDALVVFDDVFVPWENVFLYRDVKACNEAYAATSAVVHMSHQVICKNIAKTEFLLGLVSLMIDAVGIEIFQHVQEKVAEIWVNLETMKAFRRAAEADAAVNEHGMMTPAFDPLDAARNLYPRLYPRMVEIVRLLGASGLVAMPTEADLKGPLSEEVHRYYQAARLEAKDRIPLYRLAWDTALSAFASRQVQYETYFFGDPVRMAGAIFHSKDRTPYMERVREFLRTSSQDDG, encoded by the coding sequence TTGCCAGCGAGAACAGGCGACGAGCTCATACAGGCACTCAGGGACTCTCCGATGGAGTTGTGGCATCGGGGACGAAAGGTTGAAGACATCACCGCCGAAGACGGCATAGCCGGCGGTGTGCGCAGCCTTGCAGCCCGCTACGACTTTCAGCACGAAGAACCCGAAACCTTGCTCTTTCCCTCGCCCCAGACGGGCGACCCGGTGGGAATGAGCTTCATGATTCCCGAGACGCGGGAGGATCTCGTTCGCGTCGGCGATTCGATGCACCGGCTCGCGGATTTCAGCTTCGGGATGGCGGGACGCGACCCCAGCTACCTGAACCGCGCAATGAGCGCCTACGCTGCTGCCGCCGGCTGGCTGGATTCGGCGCACCCGGGGGGCGGGGCGAACGCCAGGTCGTTTCACCGGGACATGCGCGAACGCGACCTGGCGCTAACGCATACGCTGATCAACCCGCAGATCAACCGCGCGGTCAGCGCCGCGAAGCAGGCCGACCCGTTCCTGGCGGCGCGGGTCAAGGAGGAAACCGACGCCGGCCTGGTGATCAAGGGCGCGCGGATGCTGGCCACGCTGCCGATCTCCGACTCGATCATGGTGTTTCCTTCCACGCTTCTGAAGAATCCCGAAGAGGACGCGCCGTATTCGTTCGCCTTCTGCCTGCCCAACGCGACCGAAGGATTGAAGTTCATCTGCCGGGAAACGGTGGACTACGGGCGTAACCACTTCGATCACCCGCTGGGCTCGCGGTTCGAGGAACTGGACGCGCTGGTGGTGTTCGACGACGTGTTCGTGCCGTGGGAGAACGTGTTCCTGTACCGCGACGTGAAGGCCTGCAACGAGGCCTACGCGGCCACCTCCGCGGTGGTGCACATGTCGCACCAGGTCATCTGCAAGAACATCGCCAAGACCGAGTTCCTGCTGGGCCTGGTCTCGCTGATGATCGACGCCGTGGGGATCGAGATCTTCCAGCATGTGCAGGAGAAGGTGGCCGAGATCTGGGTCAACCTGGAAACCATGAAGGCCTTCCGGCGGGCCGCGGAGGCCGACGCGGCCGTCAATGAGCACGGCATGATGACGCCGGCCTTCGATCCGCTGGACGCGGCCCGCAACCTGTATCCGCGCCTCTACCCGCGCATGGTCGAGATCGTCCGCCTGCTGGGCGCCAGCGGCCTCGTTGCCATGCCCACCGAAGCGGACCTAAAGGGTCCGCTGAGCGAGGAGGTGCATCGCTACTACCAGGCGGCGCGGCTGGAGGCGAAGGATCGTATTCCGCTCTACCGCCTGGCCTGGGACACGGCGCTGTCGGCTTTCGCGTCCCGGCAGGTGCAGTACGAGACCTATTTCTTCGGCGATCCCGTGCGGATGGCCGGCGCGATCTTCCACTCCAAGGACCGCACTCCGTACATGGAACGCGTGCGCGAGTTTCTTCGCACTTCTTCCCAAGACGACGGCTAG